From Salminus brasiliensis chromosome 12, fSalBra1.hap2, whole genome shotgun sequence:
GAACAATGGAGGTCTGTAGGCCGGTTTCCCAAACCCAGTTAAGTCTAAACTAGACTAAAAAGAATTTCGCTGCTGTGAAATGAAAACCacatatttccatttttgtccgttttaagaTTTTTCTGTAGTTAGAACACTGTAGCTGTTATGTATACTGTGTAAAtacttctggatgaatagaccaataaaaattCTCTTCCATTCAAGGTTAAgaatttttgccttctcctgtaaagtcaccagtTTCACCAAAGACCAGGCTTAATCCACATCTTTTGGGTGACATCAATAAACTGAATTATACTGGACATACATTTCTAGTCATTCCCAGGCCTACAATAGTATTTTCTCTGTGTAACGCTCCCGGAGTTTTGCTAAATACGTGCAGGTTTCTTTATGAATTCTTACATAATGTCTGTAGCTGTATGTTCCTACTAAGGGGACTTCCTCTTTTGCTTTGAATGTATTTGCAAAATGCAACTTAACACATATGCTGACACTAATCTGACTTCTCTTATGAGTTACTTTGTATGAACTGTATAAGATTTGACGTTTCTCTTTGTTTAAAGGGAACTAGTAACATAATATGTCAGACTACACCCTCATACACTCatctacacactctacacataATTTGAAAGCTGcagtattgtttatttatgatTGAAAGCACTGATTTCAGACTTTCGAACAGAGATTTTGAACTTTTATCAGTAGTGTAATCCCATCCTCCCATTCTCCCCAGATGATCTCCCTCTAGACCCATTCGGCACAGAAGACAGAGAGGCCACCGACGGCTGGGTGCTGCCCGCCGGTCCAGAAACGCTTGTCCAGCAGGGCGTAGAGGCCTCCTCTTTGGGACTGAGCcgcagcaggcaggagggtgccATGTTCAGTCGTCCCGCGCGCTCCCTCATCTCTGAGGAGGTGCTGGAGGCCCTGCGCACGTCCAGCAGGAAGGGCCGGGATGTGGTGGTGGGACTCTCTAACGCCTGCTGCAAATGGGGCTGCAGCAAGAGCGAGATAAGCTCCCTGTGCTGaaataaactgcactgatggacacacacaaatcctgtgtgtgtgtgtgtgtgtgtgtgtgtgtgtgtgttcaatggtgcgtatgtgtgtgtgcagtgtgtctgTGCGTCTTCCTGTTTTTACTGTGAACCTGATTCTCCGAGACAGACGGTTCATGATCACTGCTAGTGTGTACTTTTGCCTTTAAGATGCTCACAGTCTCAAAATGcctctgttttgatttttaGTTGAAGTGTGTCCTTATGGTCGCTACTGAGCTctattgtattttattgttttttaaatatggtGAACCCTTCAATAAAGCCATTGTTGAGTCAGTCCTCATAACCACATGAACAGTTTCCAGTGTTTTGGTTGAGTACTTTCAGTATGTATCTTCATATATCCATAGTGTctgacatacacatacacacacacacagaggtagAGTAGCTCCCCAATGATActttgaaaataataaagagcCAACAAGATTCTGCATTCAAAATGTGCTGAATCacaagaaaataaacatttcctAAACAATTTAAACTGGTATTAATATTCTGATGGACTATGTAAACATTCAAGGTTTCAAATTTGCCCTTCATTTTCCAGTCCATGCAATTCATAGGCTATATGGGaactaaaaaaaacagtccatttTGAATTCACTAGGTCATAAAACATACTCATCTATTTAGCCTGCAGTGGTTTAGCTCTGCCCATTACTCTGACATTATAAGAcatgtttcagcctggactgtttttaaacaaagcCGAATACAGGCCTGCTCTGAAGAATTTCCCAAAGCAGGATCACTCAGTTTAGCTGAATAACGTatgcccaaagtcaagcctgtCCAATTGGAAAAGAATTGAGGGAGATTGCTATTGAAGAGTCTGTAACTTCAGGCCTATGTTATCTACCTAAGAAagcctgctttgtgaaattttCTCTGGTTAGAACAGACATCATTTACATATAGTAAGTTGACACACACAAGACCTTTGTTTCCAGCTGTTAGTgtctctctagtattaacaatatacagctactctacatatcatttacagacaatacacaactTTACAGTGTTGTTCACAGAATAGCAGTATGCAGCACTAtgcagattaaatattgtgtaaccacagcagtgtacacATGTGTGACATGGAAAATGGTGCAGTAATGTGCAGAGGTGCAGTAATTGTAGAATAATGGTGATAATAGTTTTTCAGTAATACCCATGGCCTATAGCTGATGATGGCAATCCGCTGTTGATGAAGGTGATGGCCTGAGAgtaaaaactgttcttgtgtctgacagtcttaATGGACATAGTTTTGTAGTGTCTGCcagacaggagcagctgaaAGAGGTTGTGACCAGGGTGCGAGGAGTCTGtaaaaccccagtctcccaaatggtgtggtagctcaacACGGCACTCAGTCCTGCATGTGTGTGGTGGGAATAAGGAGCAGAGATATGTAGTTAAAATGCTATGCCATAATGTCCAGATACCCCCAAAATCTACCTGGAAGCTGTAATTCATCAGCTGTTTATTTCTATGCCATGTCCTTTTTTCGCTCTGTCGTGGTAAATCTCAGAAAAGACTTTAGGAAGCGTTATCTTTGCTGCCAtcgtgccacacacacacacacacacacacacacacacaca
This genomic window contains:
- the rln3a gene encoding relaxin-3a, producing the protein MWKAAVLATCLLLAGVRAMDGPTYGVKLCGREFIRAVIFTCGGSRWRRSIMSTDDLPLDPFGTEDREATDGWVLPAGPETLVQQGVEASSLGLSRSRQEGAMFSRPARSLISEEVLEALRTSSRKGRDVVVGLSNACCKWGCSKSEISSLC